Within Halobacterium jilantaiense, the genomic segment CGCCCGCGTCGTTCTGGCACTTTCCACCGACGCCACCCCGCCCACGAGCGGCGGCGCGATTCCGGTCTACGGCGAGGCCTGACTCGCCACCGCCGCTCCGCACTGGACTTTCGATTCCGCTACAACACGCCCCCGCCACTGGACGCTCGTCACGCTCCCGGTCGCATAGCCGTCCGGGACTGGACACACGGTAACCGAGTGTCCTGTTGGCGTGTTGTACTCTACCAATCCGAACGGCTTTTCAAGCGGGCACGGAGAACGGCGTGGTAGACCATGGCAGAACGAGAAACGTGGGGGACCAGAATCGGGTTCATTCTGGCCGCCGTCGGCAGCGCAGTGGGACTAGGGAACATCTGGCAGTTCCCGTTCAAGACCTCGACCGAAGGCGGCGCGGCCTTCGTGTTCGTCTACCTCGTCGCCGCGCTCCTCATCGGCCTCCCCGCCATCCTCGGGGAGTTCGTCGTCGGGCGGCGCGCGAACATCAACGCGGTCGAAGCGTTCGACCGCCTCAAACACCCGGCGTGGACGGTCGTCGGCGCACTCGGGCTGCTGACTGGGCTGTGGATTCTCTCGTACTACAGCGTCGTCGGCGGCTGGGTCACGCGCTACATCGTCGGCAGCGCCACCGGCGCGTACTTCGCCGCGCCCGCCGAGTACTTCGGCCGCGTGTCGATGGGCTGGGAGGCAATCGCCTTCCACGGCGGCTTCATGGCCGTCACTGCCGGCATCGTCGCGTTCGGCATCGAGGACGGCATCGAGAAGGCGACCAAACTGATGGTGCCGTCCATCATCGTGATGCTCGTCGGCCTCGCCGTGTACGCGTTCACGCTCGACGGCGCGGGGGCCGCCTACGAGTTCTACCTCTCCCCCGACTTCGGATTCATCGCGGACAACCTCGGGACCATCGTTCCGTACGCCGTCAGTCAGGCGTTCTTCTCGCTGTCGCTGGGGATGGGCGCAATGATAACGTACGCCTCCTACCTCGGTGACGACGACAGCCTGTTCGCCGACGGCAGCCTCATCGTCGTGCTGAACACGGCGGTCGGCCTGCTCGCCGGCCTCGTCGTCATCCCGCTGCTGTTCGTGCAGTTCGGCACCGTGCCGGACGCCGCTGCGGGCGGTGGTGCCGGCGCGCTGTTCGTCTCCGTCGCGCAGGCGTTCGCCGACCTCGGGATGGCCGGCCGCGCGCTCGGCGTCGTGTTCTTCGGCGTCGTGCTCGTCGCCGCGCTCTCCTCGGCAATCAGCCTCCTCGAAGTCGTCACGTCCTACGTCGTCGACAACTACGGCTACAGCCGGCCGGCGACCGCCTTCGGCTTCGGCGGCGCGCTGTTCGCGCTCGGTACGCTGTCCGCGTGGAACACCGCGTGGCTCGGCTGGTTCGACTCGCTGGCCTACGGCGTCCTGCTGCCGCTTTCCGTGCTGCTCGGCGTCATCTTCGTCGGCTGGGTGTACGGCCCGGAGGCCGTCGACGAGATTCAGAAGGGCACCAGCAACGGCGGGTCGTTCGCCACGGCGTGGCTGTGGTCCGTCCGGACGTACGTGCTCGCGGGCGTCTTCGTGACGCTGTACCTCGGGGTCACCGACATCTACTCGGCACCCCCGATTCCCTTCCTCTAGGAATCGTCAGCGAAATCCAGAATTCAGCACAGATTCCAAATTCCGTAACGGTTCTTCACGGCCGCAACGCGGTGGTATTCGGGAGTTGACGATTCGTCGGTCGTAACCCTGAAATGGGGTGGCTTGCTACGCGCTCTCAATGACACGAGAGTCCTGGCAGACGCGACTCGGCTTCATCCTCGCCGCCGTGGGGTCGGCGGTGGGGCTGGGGAACCTCTGGCGGTTCCCCTGGATGACCAGCGAGAACGGCGGTGCGGCCTTCCTCCTCGTTTACCTCGGCGTCGTCCTCCTGGTCGGCGTCCCCGGCCTCCTCGCGGAGTTCGTCATCGGCCGGCGCTCCGGCCGCAACCCGGTCGGCGCGCTCTCCTCGCTCTCCGACTCGAAGGCGTGGTCGGCGTTCGGTCACGTGTTCGTCGTCACTGCCATCGTCCTGCTGTCGTTCTACAGCGTGGTCGGCGGGTGGATTCTCCGGTACGTCGGCGCGAGCGTCACGGGCGCGTACTTCGCGAACCCCGGCGGCTACTTCGACGCCGTGAACTACGGGCTCGAAGCCGCGGGCTTCCACCTCCTCTTCCTCGGTATCACGGCGCTCATCGTGTTACGGGGCGTCAAACGCGGCATCGAGAGCGCGACCAAGGTGATGATGCCCGCCATCGTCGTCCTGCTGGTCGCGCTCGCCGTCTGGGGCGTCACGCTCGACGGCGCGGGCGAGGGGCTCACGTTCCTGCTGTCCCCGGACTTCGCCGCGCTCGAAGCGAACTTCTTCGACATCCTCCCGGTCGCCGCCGGCCAGGCGCTGTTCACGCTCTCGCTGGGCGCTGGCACGATGCTCACGTACGCCTCCTACCTCGGCGAGGACCGGTCGCTCGCCGCCGACGGCACCGCCATCGCCGTGCTGAACACGTTCGTCGGTGTGCTCGCCGGCGTCGTCGTCTTCCCCATCATGTTCGCGCTCGTCGGCGAAGTCGGCGACGGCGGCCCCGGCGCGCTGTTCGTCGGTCTCGCGAGCGCGTTCGCGTCGCTGCCCTACGGCCAGCTCGTCGGCACCGTGTTCTTCGGCGTCGTCGCGCTCGCCGCGCTCTCTTCCTCCATCTCGATGCTGGAGATTCCGGTCTCCTTCCTCGTCGACGAGTACGGCGTCTCCCGACCGACCGCGACCGCCGGGCTGGTCGGCGTCTTCGCGGTCACTGGCTCCGTCTGCGCGCTCGACCCCGGGGTCTTCGACCTCGTCGCGAGCACCATCGTCGACCTCCTGTTGACCGGCGGCCTCGTCGGCTTCCTGCTGTTCGCGGGCTGGGTGCTCGGCCGGGACGCCGTCGCGGAGTACGAACTCGGCGCGGGGGCGTTCGCCAGCCGATTCGGGACGCCGTGGCTGTACGCCGCCGGCGTCTTCATTCCGGTCTTCCTCATCTTCACGTTCGTCTCCGGGCTCGCCGGCGCGCTCGGCGTCTCGGTCGCGTCGACGGAGCTGCTCGGTGTCACGTTCAGCCAGACACGCGTGTTCGTCGTTGTCAGCGTCCTCGTCGCGCTCGCCTCGTTCCTCGGTCTGCGGCGCGCAGACTCGGTCATCTGACGGGTCTGGACCGGCGGTCGACCCATCCCCGTCTCGGAATCCTTTTGCCGTCGGTCGCGGAAACGTCTCTCAATCAGATGACGATGGAAGAGCGCATCGAGGAACTGCGCGAGAAGACCGAGCGCGCACTCCTCGGCGGGGGCGAAGACCGAATCGAGTCCCAGCACGAGAAGGGGAAGATGACGGCCCGCGAGCGCATCGACTACTTCCTCGACGACGGGACCTTCAACGAACTGGACCAGCTCCGCACGCACCGGTCCACGAACTTCGACATGGACGAGACACAGCTCCCGGGTGACGGCGTCGTCACGGGCTACGGCGAGGTCAACGGCCGCACGACGTTCGTGTTCGCCCACGACTTCACCGTCTTCGGCGGGAGCCTCGGCGAGGTGTTCGCCGAGAAAGTGACGAAGGTGATGGACCGCGCGATGGAGGTCGGCGCGCCCGTCGTCGGCCTGAACGACTCCGCGGGGGCCCGCATTCAGGAGGGCGTCGACGCCCTCGGCGGGTACGCCGAAATCTTCACGCGCAACGAGAAAGCCTCGGGCGTCGTCCCACAGATTTCCGCCATCATGGGGCCGTGCGCGGGCGGCGCGGTGTACTCGCCGGCCATCACGGACTTCGTCTTCATGGTGAAAGACACCAGTCACATGTTCATCACCGGTCCCGACGTCATCGAGACGGTGACCGGCGAGGAGGTCGGCTTCGAGGAGCTCGGCGGCGCGACGACGCACTCCTCGGAGTCCGGGGTCGCGCACTTCGCTTGCGACAGCGAGGAGGAGGCACTGGACAACATCAAACGCCTGCTTTCGTACCTCCCGCAGAACAACGTCGAAGACCCGCCGCGGGTGGAGCCCTACGACGACCCGGAGCGCCGCGACGAGGCCCTCGAATCCATCGTCCCGGACCAGCCCCGGAAGCCCTACGACATGACCGACGTCATCGACAGCGTCGCGGACGAGGGCTCGTTCTTCGAGGTGCAGGCGAACTACGCGAAGAACATCGTCGTCGGGTTCGCGCGACTCGACGGCCGCTCCGTCGGTATCGTCGCGAACCAGCCCCGCGTGAACGCCGGCACGCTCGACATCGCGGCCTCCGAGAAGGCCAGCCGGTTCGTGCGCTTCTGTGACTCCTTCAACGTCCCCATCCTGACGTTCGTGGACGTGCCCGGGTTCCTGCCCGGCACCGACCAGGAACACAACGGCATCATCCGGCACGGCGCGAAACTCCTGTACGCGTTCAGCGAGGCGAGCGTGCCGCTGATGACGGTTATCACGCGGAAGGCGTACGGCGGTGCCTACGACGTGATGGCGAGCAAGCACATCGGCGCGGACGTCAACTACGCGTGGCCGACCGCCGAAATCGCGGTGATGGGGCCGAAGGGCGCGGTGAACGTCCTCTACGACGACGAACTCGAGGAGGCTGAGGACACCGAGGCGCGCCGGCAGGAGCTCATCGACGAGTACCGCGAGGAGTTCGCGAACCCCTACACGGCCGCGGACCGCGGCTACCTCGACGCGGTCATCGAGCCGACCGAGACCCGACCGCGGCTCGTCGACGACCTCGACATGCTGTCGAGCAAGCGCGAGGACACCCCGGACAAGAAACACGGCAACATCCCGCTGTAATGCCCGCCGAGATGGACCTGACAATTCCCGAGGACGCAACCGACGAGGAGGCGGCTGCCATCGCTGCGGCCGTCCAGAGCCACGTCTCGGCGCTCGCTGCCGCCGCAGAAGCGGCCGAAGACGACGAGGAGACGTGGACCGACCGGAAGTGGGCGTTCGCCGGTCGCGTCGAGGGCCTCGGCGGGCGCTCGGTTCGCGTGCCCGACGGCGCGCCCACGGACGCCTGGAGCGCGGCCGGCCGGCGCGAGCGGTTCTGACAGGGGGCTTTTAGAAGCAGTCCGTCGTTGTTGGGGTCATGCCCGGCCCAGTGTTCCTCGACGGCGATACCGTATCACTCCGTCCAGCGACGGACGCAGACGTCTCGTTTCTCCGGGAGAACGAGCAAGACCCACAGATTCGAGCGTCGCGGAGCGTTCAGACGCCGGTGAGCGAGGAGCAGGCACGGAGACGAATCGGTGGCACGATGGGGCGGAGCGACGACACGCTCGGGCTGCTCGTCTGCCGGGACACGACTCCCGTGGGCTTCGTCTACCTGCTCCGTGAGCAACCGAACGCCGACGTGTATCGGGCCGCCGAACTCGCGTACTGGGTGACTCCCGGAGAGTGGGGGAACGGGTATGCGACTGCGGCCAGCGAACTCGCTGTCGAATACGCGTTCGCCGAACTCGGTCTGCACCGGGTCGACGCCTCGGCGTTCGAGTCGAATACGGCGTCGAAGCGAGTACTGGAGAAACTCGGGTTCACCCGGGAGGGGACGGCTCGGCGTGCCGCCTACGTCGACGGCGAGTGGATTGACGTCGCCGAGTTCGGGCTCCTCGAATCCGAGTGGGCGACCGGCCGCCACGAGCAGTCTTGACTGGTTCGGCCGACCACTCTTCGCGACTGTCGTGGTTGGTTCGCGGGATTCCCTCAACGGTGCTCACGCTGACTACAGATGGCGACGAGGGTCGGGAGCAAGCAGTCGCCGAACAGACGCTGGACTCCCGCTAGCGCGTCTCGAAGGTCGCCCGGACAGTTTCTTCCGGCCGCGTCGTGGAGCCAATATCGACACCGACCCCGTCGTGGTCGTGGTTCACGGTCGTCCGAGCCGCTATCGTCGCCAGCGCGAGCCGTAGCTCCATGCGCGCGAACCGCATCCCGATGCAGTGTCGGGGGCCGCCGCCGAACGGGAAGTAGGCGTACTCGGGGCGGCCGTCTCCGGGCGGGTCGGTGATGTCGTCCCACCGGCTCGGGTCGAAGGTCATCGGGTCGTCCCACCAGCGCTCGTCGATGTGAACGTGGAACTGCGGGAGCGTGACGAACGTTCCCTCGGGGAGCCGGGAACCGTCGACGACCACCGGCTCCCGGGTCTCGCGGAACACTGCGGAAGCTGGCGGATACCGCCGTAAGACTTCCCGGACCACCTGTTCGGTGTAGGACAGCGCTGGAAGGTCGCCCAGCGTCGCGCGCCCGCTGTCGACGACGGCGTCGACTTCTGCCTGCAGGCGGCTCGCCACCGCTGGATTCCGACCGAGTTCGTACAGCGCCCACGTCAGTGCGGTGGCGGTCGTCTCGTGGCCAGCGAACAGGAACGTCACCACCTGGCTCCGGACCTCGGCCTCGCTGGGGCCGTCGGGGTCGTCCTCGCTGGCAGCGACCAGAAGCGAGAGGAGGTCCTTGCCGCTGTCATCGGCGTCCGCGAGCAGCTCTTCGACGACGCCGTCCAACCGTTCGATGCCGCGGCGGTACCGCAGATTCGCGGGCGTCGGGAGCCAGTCCGGGACCGACACGGCGACGGGGTTCTCGCTCGTGCGTTCGCGGATTGCCTCCGCCCCGGCCCGGACCGCTGCGTGCTGGTCGGCCGTCTCAGCGCCGAGCAGCGTCTTCCCGAGCACACGGAGCGTGTACCGGGACGCGACATCTTCGACGGGGACGGCGTCGCTGGTCGCCCACTCGTCGGCTGCCGCCGCGGCGTACGTCGCCATCGTCTCCGCGTAGGTCGCCACGCGCTCGCGGTAGAACAGCGGCTGGAGGCGGCTCCGCTGGCGCTGCCAGCGGTCGCCGTCGGTCAACAGCAGGCCGTCCGAGAGGACGTCGACGCCCGGCCCGTCCGGCTTCTCGTAGGCGGCGTCATCCTCAACGAGGACCTGTCGGATACCGTCCGGATGGAGGACAGTCGCCATATCGTAGGTCCCCATCGAGAACCGAACGACGTCGCCGGTCTCACCGAGGCGTTGGTACAGCTCGTAGGGGTCCCGGGCGAACGTCACGGCGCTCCCGACGAGCGGGACTCCGTTGTGTTTCGGTGCCAGTGGCGCGCGGTCGGCTGGTTCGCTCACGTCGCGGGCTTCGCGTGAGCCCCGAATCGGCGTTGGCGCGTCCACACTAGCCTATTTATGAGTGTCGCCGGTACGGAGCGACGATGCGGCACCTGCGCGTCCGTCTGGCGTTCCCGCCGCGCACCCGTCACCCGATGCACCAGTTCCTCGTCGACCACCCGGCGCTCCACCGCGAGGAGCTGTGGTCGTGGAACTTCGAAGGCGCAGCCCCAGCGGTGCTGTTCCGCGTCGAGGGGGCCCGAGAGCCCTACCGGAAGCGCATCGCCGACGTCGACAGCATCGCGGGCTTCGACCTGACTACCGGCGGGGACGGCTGGTTCTACGCGTTCGTCCGCGGGACGCCCACCGCCGAGGAGTGGGAGTGGCTGCTGGCGTTCGCGTACGCGTCGCTGCTCGTCGTGCCGCCCGTCGTCTACACTGACGAGGGGGACGCGGTGTTCGAGGTGGTCGGCGAGCCGGACCATCTGCGGGGGCTCCTCTCGGAACTCCCGGCACGTGTCGACACGACCGTCGAGCGGGTCGGGGAGTACGACCGCCGTCGGGGGCCGGCGGTACCGCTGACCGACCGTCAGCGGGAGGTCGTGGCTGCGGCGGTCGACCTCGGGTACTACGACGTGCCGCGGGCGGCGACACTAGCGGACGTGGCGGCCGAGGTCGGGGTGGCGTCGTCGACGGTCTCCGACCACCTTCGGAAGGCGGAGTCCGTGGTGATGTCAGAACTCCGCGGCCCCACCGGGTGACCCCTTCGAGGGGCGGCCCGTCCCAGAACCGAAGCTATGAGTAGGGCGTCCCAAGAACGAACGTTCAAGAATGTTCGAGAAGGTGCTCGTCGCGAACCGCGGCGAAATCGCGGTGCGGGTGATGCGGGCCTGTGACGACCTCGGTGTCGACACGGTCGCCGTCTACAGTGACGCGGACAAACACGCGGGCCACGTCCGGTACGCGGACGAGGCGTACAACGTCGGGCCGGCGCGCGCGGCCGACTCCTACCTCGACCACGAGGGCATCATCGACGCCGCGAAGCAGGCCGACGCGGACGCCATCCACCCGGGCTACGGCTTCCTCGCGGAGAACGCCGAGTTCGCCGGCAAGGTCGAGGACACCGAGGGCGTCACGTGGGTCGGCCCGTCCGCGGACTCGATGCGCCAGCTCGGCGAGAAGACCAGCGCTCGGAAGACGATGCGGGAGGCCGACGTGCCCATCGTCCCCGGTACCACGGACCCCGTGGAGTCCGTCGAGGAGATTCACGAGTTCGGCGAGGAGCACGGCTACCCAATCGCCATCAAGGCCGAGGGCGGCGGTGGCGGCCGCGGCATGAAGATCGTGCGGAGCGAGGACGAGGCCGAGGACCAGCTGGAGTCCGCCGAGCGCGAGGGCGAGGCGTACTTCGACAACGCGAACGTCTACCTCGAACGGTATCTGGAGAACCCCCGACACATCGAGGTCCAGATTCTCGCCGACCACCACGGGAACGTCCGGCACCTCGGCGAGCGCGACTGCTCGCTGCAGCGCCGCCACCAGAAGGTCATCGAGGAGGGGCCGAGCCCCGCGCTCACCGACGAACTCCGGGAGGAGATTGGACGCGCAGCCCGTCGCGGCGCGGACTCCGCGGGCTACTACAACGCGGGCACCTTCGAGTTCCTCGTCGAGGAGGACCCCGACCGCGAGCCCGGCGAACTGCTCGGACCGGAGACGGACTTCTACTTCCTCGAAGTGAACACCCGCATCCAGGTCGAGCACACCGTCACGGAGGAGCTGACCGGCATCGACATCGTGAAGTGGCAGCTCAAGGTCGCGTCCGACGACGAGCTCACGTTCGAGCAGGACGACGTGGAGCTGGACGGTCACGCGGTCGAGTACCGCATCAACGCGGAGAACGCCGCCAACGACTTCGCGCCGGCGACGGGCGGTGAACTGGAGACCTACGACCCGCCGGGCGGCATCGGCGTGCGGGTCGACGACGCGCTCCGGCAGGGCGACGACCTCGTCACCGACTACGACTCGATGGTCGCGAAGCTCATCGTCCACGGCGGCGACCGCGAGGAGTGCCTGGCGCGCTCCCGGCGCGCGCTCGCCGAGTACGACATCGAGGGCATCCCGACTATCGTTCCCTTCCACCGGCTGATGCTGGAGGACGACGAGTTCGTCGGCGGCACGCACACGACGAAGTACCTCGACGAGGATCTCGACGAGGAGCGTGTCGCCGACGCGCAGGAGCAGTGGGGCGGCGACACCACCTCCGAGGGCAGCGACGAGGACGTCGTCGAACGCGACTTCACGGTCGAAGTCAACGGCAAGCGCTTCGAGGTCAACCTCGAGGAGCGCGGCGCGGCCCAGCTCGCGACCGGCGGGAGCAGCGGCGGCGAGCGCCCCGAGCCCGCGGGCGGCAGCGACGACAGCGAGACGGTCGTGGAGAGCGACGGCGAGACCGTCGAGGCCGAGATGCAGGGCACCATTCTGGACGTGAACGTCTCCGAGGGCGACGAGGTCGAGCCCGGCGACGTACTCGTCGTCCTTGAGGCGATGAAGATGGAGAACGACGTGGTCGCCTCCCACGGCGGCACCGTTACGCAGGTCGCGGTCAACGAGGACGACAGCGTCGACATGGGCGACGTGCTCGTCGTCATCGACTGACGGCAGCCGAATCTTTATCTGGCGTCACCGTCCTCGGTGACGTACGAGAACATTGGCGGTGGGTCGATCGCCGGAGCCGTGCCCCGACCGGTATCTACAACTCGGTGAGGCGCGTTCACTCGACGGCCCGCCATCCCTTACGCATGATTCACGCCGAGTCCGTCGCTACTGCCCCCGTCGAAAACTACCGACGCGAAGGTCGGCCGAGAGTCGGGTGGTCTGCGTGAAACCGCAGTTCGAGTCGCTAACTAAGCCACCGGGCGTCCGCGTCAGCGACCCGATCGAGAACGCGCAGTTCGAGGTCTACACGGACAACCCCGTGAATCCAACTCCAGCAGACGGCGACCGGTTCGCGCTCCCGGTGGACAACGCAGTCCGGTTCACCGTCACGAAACTGGAGTTCCCGCAACTGTTGAACGTCGACGTCTGGACACAGGACGGTACGCTCGCCGACCAGTCCGTAAACCAGGAAGTGGATTCCTACCCTGCGCGGCAGTACTCCCTCGACATGGACCTCGGGCCGATGAAACTGGCAGTTTCGACCGGTTCGGCGTTCACTGTGCGACGCGAAGGCAACACGACGTACATCTCTTTCCACAATCCAACGCCGATCCGGCTCGGAGCCCGATCACTCCACGAGTCGCCCGCCGCGACCATCACTGTCAGCGACGATCCGGTCGACGGGATGCGCGCAGTCTCCCTGTTTGGCTCTGCACTGAAGACCACTAGCCCCGAACGTTCATTTCCGACGCTACGGGGTCACCCGCCACTCGTCGAGTTGGGGGACAGCTTCGACGCACCCGATGCCCTCTCACGTCCGGAGACGGGCATTGCGATCGAACTCCCCCGAAACTGGGGAGATGTCTACCGGACGAGCTCGCTAGCGTTCTACCTCGGCGCAGACGTCCGTCCGGGCGACGAGCGTACGCTCGTCGTCGATGGTGACCGTCACTCGCTGGACACTCCACAGGGGTTCGAGCGGGGGGTAAACGCGCTCCTCAAACACGTGTTCTTCCTCGACTGCGTCGTCCGAACAGAGGGACTCTACCCAGTAGACCTCCACGAGCGGTCTGTCGTCGAAGACGAGCTCGACTTCGACCTATCGAACATCTACGATGCGTCGCTGTCGACGCGTCTCGCAGCGTACCTCGATGTCCCGACCGAGGTGACGAAGCCACACTGGCCACGCTGGAAGCAGACTGTCGACGTTGCAGCCGAACCCAAACGGGTCGAGTCACTGCCGTTCGTGGTGAACGACCTGGCGGAGATCCGAATTCCCAGAACCGACGAGGAGACACCCGATGTCCGGGAGGAGCCGGAGGCCGTTACGTCGTTCCTTCGCGCTCGCGAAGGCCTCGCTCGGAGTCCCTTGGGGGAAGAACACGAAGACGACAGCGCGTCCGGGTACTCGAACGTGATCAAACCAGACGCGACGAACACGATCGAGCACACGTGGCTCGCGAACGGTTTCCCACTGGGAGCCAGCAAGGCGGCCGCCGAGTACTACAAGCGGCGGTTCGACCACTCGCCCTCCGAGCGGGAGTCCATCCGAATCGACATCGTCTGTAACGACCAGTCGATGACTGAGGAGGACATCGTCGAGGAGTTCTACGGTGCGCGGGACTTCTTCGAGTTCGACATCAGCGTCCACTACGACCTCGAACGAGCCGAACTCCGGGAGTTACTGACCGCTGATATCGACTTCCTTCACTACATCGGGCACGTCGAGGAGGGTGGGTTTCAGTGCAGTGACGGGCTCTTCGACGCGCGGACGCTCGACGAGACAGAGGTCCGGGCATTCCTGTTGAACGCTTGCCGGTCGTACGTACAGGGGCGTGCACTCGTCGATGCGGGGAGCATCGGCGGAATAGTCACGCTTACGGACATCAGCAACGACCCGGCCGTGCGCATCGGCCGAGCGCTCGCACGACTCCTGAACAAGGGGTTCTCGTTGCTCGCTGGGCTGTCTGTCGCGAGAAACGTGACGCTGTTCGGGAACCAGTATATTACGGTCGGTGACGGAACGGTCCAGTTAGTCCAGTCGTCGGCCGGGACACCGACAATGTCCGAGGTTGAGCGGGTTGGGGACGAGTATCGCGTTACGGTTCACGGATACCCGACCTCCCGAACTTCGATTGGGTCGCTCATCACAGTTCACGTAAAAAACCTCACAACCCAGTATCTAAACTCGGGTGAAATTGACGAATATCTCCTTGATGAGAGCGATCTACGGACGTTTTTCCAGCGTGGAGTCTTTCCAGTAATGTTCGAGGGGTCACTGACTTGGAGCGATTACTTACTGGAGAACAGGCTGAATTAAGGTCCAGACGTCGATGCTGTCTCGGACGCCATAGCGGCGCCTGTCGTCGACAGGAACACCAGCATCGAGAACAGCACGCCGATCATTCGCGGGTGGTCCGACAGGAACTGACTGAACTTGTTGTCTGCCATCGTCATCTGTTCCAAGCCACGCCCGTATATTCAATCTATCTGAAAATAACATAGATAAATAAAGTGAAAAGATCGTGGATAGATGACTGGTGCTGGACGCGTCCCGCGCTGAAGCGGGCTCGAAGCGGCGTTTCGTGGCCGCACGGAGACTCGCTGGGATGTACGCGCGAGGTTTAACAGCGACGGCCGGCAACGCGAGTGTGATGAACGACACGCGACGAGCGGTCCTCGACGCGCTCGCCGACGGCCCCGAACCGGGGCCGGCGATCGCCGACGCGCTCGATGTCTCGCGAGCGGCGGTCTGGAAGCACGTCGAGGCGCTCCGTGACGCCGGCTTCGAGGTGGACAGCGGCGACGACGGCTACGTGCTCGCCAGCGTTCCCGAGTACGGCGGGCCCGCCGTCGAATTCGGGCTGGACGCGTCGTTCGACGTGGAGTACCACGACGCAGTCGCGAGCACGAACGACCGCGCGCGGGAACTCGCCACCGAAGGCGCGGCGGACGTGGTCGTGCTCGCGGACCGCCAGACGGGCGGCCGCGGCCGCCGAGACCGCGAGTGGTCGTCGCCGTCCGGCGGTATCTGGGCGAGCCTCGTTCTGCGACCGGACCTGCCGCCCGCTCGCGTCCCGCTGCTGACGCTCGCTGCTGCGGTCGCAGTCACCGACGCCGCGCGGGAGGCCGGCGTCGACGCCGCTATCAAGTGGCCGAACGACGTGGTCGTGCCGGACGAGACGAGCGAGCGCGGCGGCCGGAAGCTGGCGGGCGTCCTGACGGAGATGGAGGGCGAGGCCAGCCGCGTCTCCTGGGTGGTCGTCGGGATGGGCGTGAACGCGAACGTCGACCCCGCCGATCTGGAGGGTGAGGCGACGAGCGTGCGCGCCGAGGCCGGCGACGTGTCACGGCGCGTGTTCGTCCAGCGCGTCCTCGAACGCTTCGACGACCTGCGCGCCGACCCCGACGGCGTGCTCGACGCGTGGCGGGAGCGAGCCGCGACCCTCGGGCAGCGCGTGCGCGTCGACCTCGGCGACGAGACAGTCGAAGGCGAGGCCGTCGACGTCACCGAACACGGCGCGCTCGTCGTGGCGACCGACGACGGCGAGCGCGTC encodes:
- a CDS encoding sodium-dependent transporter; this encodes MAERETWGTRIGFILAAVGSAVGLGNIWQFPFKTSTEGGAAFVFVYLVAALLIGLPAILGEFVVGRRANINAVEAFDRLKHPAWTVVGALGLLTGLWILSYYSVVGGWVTRYIVGSATGAYFAAPAEYFGRVSMGWEAIAFHGGFMAVTAGIVAFGIEDGIEKATKLMVPSIIVMLVGLAVYAFTLDGAGAAYEFYLSPDFGFIADNLGTIVPYAVSQAFFSLSLGMGAMITYASYLGDDDSLFADGSLIVVLNTAVGLLAGLVVIPLLFVQFGTVPDAAAGGGAGALFVSVAQAFADLGMAGRALGVVFFGVVLVAALSSAISLLEVVTSYVVDNYGYSRPATAFGFGGALFALGTLSAWNTAWLGWFDSLAYGVLLPLSVLLGVIFVGWVYGPEAVDEIQKGTSNGGSFATAWLWSVRTYVLAGVFVTLYLGVTDIYSAPPIPFL
- a CDS encoding sodium-dependent transporter: MTRESWQTRLGFILAAVGSAVGLGNLWRFPWMTSENGGAAFLLVYLGVVLLVGVPGLLAEFVIGRRSGRNPVGALSSLSDSKAWSAFGHVFVVTAIVLLSFYSVVGGWILRYVGASVTGAYFANPGGYFDAVNYGLEAAGFHLLFLGITALIVLRGVKRGIESATKVMMPAIVVLLVALAVWGVTLDGAGEGLTFLLSPDFAALEANFFDILPVAAGQALFTLSLGAGTMLTYASYLGEDRSLAADGTAIAVLNTFVGVLAGVVVFPIMFALVGEVGDGGPGALFVGLASAFASLPYGQLVGTVFFGVVALAALSSSISMLEIPVSFLVDEYGVSRPTATAGLVGVFAVTGSVCALDPGVFDLVASTIVDLLLTGGLVGFLLFAGWVLGRDAVAEYELGAGAFASRFGTPWLYAAGVFIPVFLIFTFVSGLAGALGVSVASTELLGVTFSQTRVFVVVSVLVALASFLGLRRADSVI
- a CDS encoding acyl-CoA carboxylase subunit beta — encoded protein: MEERIEELREKTERALLGGGEDRIESQHEKGKMTARERIDYFLDDGTFNELDQLRTHRSTNFDMDETQLPGDGVVTGYGEVNGRTTFVFAHDFTVFGGSLGEVFAEKVTKVMDRAMEVGAPVVGLNDSAGARIQEGVDALGGYAEIFTRNEKASGVVPQISAIMGPCAGGAVYSPAITDFVFMVKDTSHMFITGPDVIETVTGEEVGFEELGGATTHSSESGVAHFACDSEEEALDNIKRLLSYLPQNNVEDPPRVEPYDDPERRDEALESIVPDQPRKPYDMTDVIDSVADEGSFFEVQANYAKNIVVGFARLDGRSVGIVANQPRVNAGTLDIAASEKASRFVRFCDSFNVPILTFVDVPGFLPGTDQEHNGIIRHGAKLLYAFSEASVPLMTVITRKAYGGAYDVMASKHIGADVNYAWPTAEIAVMGPKGAVNVLYDDELEEAEDTEARRQELIDEYREEFANPYTAADRGYLDAVIEPTETRPRLVDDLDMLSSKREDTPDKKHGNIPL
- a CDS encoding GNAT family N-acetyltransferase, whose product is MPGPVFLDGDTVSLRPATDADVSFLRENEQDPQIRASRSVQTPVSEEQARRRIGGTMGRSDDTLGLLVCRDTTPVGFVYLLREQPNADVYRAAELAYWVTPGEWGNGYATAASELAVEYAFAELGLHRVDASAFESNTASKRVLEKLGFTREGTARRAAYVDGEWIDVAEFGLLESEWATGRHEQS
- a CDS encoding cytochrome P450, which gives rise to MSEPADRAPLAPKHNGVPLVGSAVTFARDPYELYQRLGETGDVVRFSMGTYDMATVLHPDGIRQVLVEDDAAYEKPDGPGVDVLSDGLLLTDGDRWQRQRSRLQPLFYRERVATYAETMATYAAAAADEWATSDAVPVEDVASRYTLRVLGKTLLGAETADQHAAVRAGAEAIRERTSENPVAVSVPDWLPTPANLRYRRGIERLDGVVEELLADADDSGKDLLSLLVAASEDDPDGPSEAEVRSQVVTFLFAGHETTATALTWALYELGRNPAVASRLQAEVDAVVDSGRATLGDLPALSYTEQVVREVLRRYPPASAVFRETREPVVVDGSRLPEGTFVTLPQFHVHIDERWWDDPMTFDPSRWDDITDPPGDGRPEYAYFPFGGGPRHCIGMRFARMELRLALATIAARTTVNHDHDGVGVDIGSTTRPEETVRATFETR
- a CDS encoding helix-turn-helix domain-containing protein; its protein translation is MRHLRVRLAFPPRTRHPMHQFLVDHPALHREELWSWNFEGAAPAVLFRVEGAREPYRKRIADVDSIAGFDLTTGGDGWFYAFVRGTPTAEEWEWLLAFAYASLLVVPPVVYTDEGDAVFEVVGEPDHLRGLLSELPARVDTTVERVGEYDRRRGPAVPLTDRQREVVAAAVDLGYYDVPRAATLADVAAEVGVASSTVSDHLRKAESVVMSELRGPTG